One part of the Bradysia coprophila strain Holo2 unplaced genomic scaffold, BU_Bcop_v1 contig_522, whole genome shotgun sequence genome encodes these proteins:
- the LOC119082992 gene encoding histone H2A → MSGRGKGGKVKGKAKSRSNRAGLQFPVGRIHRLLRKGNYAERVGAGAPVYLAAVMEYLAAEVLELAGNAARDNKKTRIIPRHLQLAIRNDEELNKLLSGVTIAQGGVLPNIQAVLLPKKTEKKA, encoded by the coding sequence atgtctggcCGTGGTAAAGGTGGAAAAGTTAAGGGAAAGGCAAAGTCTCGTTCGAACCGTGCCGGATTACAGTTTCCAGTCGGTCGTATTCACCGATTGTTGCGTAAAGGCAACTATGCCGAACGTGTCGGTGCTGGTGCTCCAgtttatttggcagctgtgaTGGAATATTTGGCTGCTGAAGTATTGGAATTGGCTGGTAACGCAGCCCGTGACAACAAGAAGACCAGAATCATTCCACGTCACTTACAGTTGGCCATCCGCAACGACGAAGAATTGAACAAGTTGTTGTCGGGTGTAACCATTGCCCAAGGTGGTGTTCTGCCCAACATTCAGGCAGTTTTGTTGCCGAAAAAGACCGAAAAGAAGGCTTAA
- the LOC119082984 gene encoding histone H1-like yields the protein MADTAVTEAAPPATSSPAAKKSKTASAASKKPRVKPTHPPTADMVNAAIKSLKERGGSSLQAIKKYITANYKIDAEKLSPFIKKYLKSAVTGGKLIQTKGKGASGSFKLSATVAKSKSESAPKKAAAKPKKAKAATGEKKPKAKKAASPAKKKPAAKSAEKKKKAAAPAKAAKKAGSVKAPKAPKEKSTKPKAAAKKPKTPKPKKAAPAKKAAPKKAAAPKKK from the coding sequence atGGCCGACACTGCTGTGACCGAAGCTGCTCCCCCAGCTACCTCATCTCCAGCTGCAAAGAAAAGCAAGACTGCTTCTGCTGCATCGAAGAAACCACGAGTGAAGCCAACCCATCCGCCAACAGCCGATATGGTTAATGCTGCTATCAAAAGCCTGAAAGAACGTGGTGGTTCATCGTTGCAGGCAATCAAGAAGTACATCACAGCCAATTACAAGATCGATGCCGAGAAACTATCGCCTTTCATCAAGAAATACCTGAAGAGTGCCGTTACCGGTGGCAAATTGATCCAAACCAAAGGCAAGGGTGCTTCTGGTTCATTCAAACTTTCTGCTACTGTTGCAAAATCAAAGTCCGAATCGGCACCGAAGAAAGCTGCTGCCAAGCCCAAGAAAGCTAAGGCAGCGACCGGTGAAAAGAAACCGAAAGCGAAGAAAGCTGCATCTCCAGCTAAGAAGAAGCCTGCAGCCAAAAGTgctgaaaagaagaagaaagccGCAGCACCAGCTAAAGCAGCAAAGAAGGCTGGTTCCGTGAAGGCACCAAAAGCCCCAAAGGAAAAGTCAACGAAACCGAAAGCTGCCGCTAAAAAGccaaaaacaccaaaacccaaGAAGGCAGCTCCAGCCAAGAAAGCAGCACCAAAGAAGGCAGCTGCAccaaaaaagaagtaa
- the LOC119083004 gene encoding histone H4, with amino-acid sequence MTGRGKGGKGLGKGGAKRHRKVLRDNIQGITKPAIRRLARRGGVKRISGLIYEETRGVLKVFLENVIRDAVTYTEHAKRKTVTAMDVVYALKRQGRTLYGFGG; translated from the coding sequence atgactgGACGCGGTAAAGGTGGTAAAGGTTTGGGAAAAGGAGGCGCCAAGCGTCATCGCAAAGTTTTGCGTGATAACATCCAAGGTATTACGAAGCCAGCCATTCGTCGATTGGCCCGTCGTGGTGGTGTCAAACGTATTTCCGGTTTGATCTATGAAGAAACCCGTGGTGTTCTGAAAGTTTTCTTGGAAAATGTTATCCGAGATGCAGTCACCTACACGGAACATGCTAAACGTAAGACCGTAACAGCCATGGATGTCGTTTATGCCTTGAAACGACAGGGACGTACATTGTACGGTTTCGGAGGTTAA
- the LOC119082994 gene encoding histone H2B-like has protein sequence MPPKTSGKAAKKAGKAQKNISKGDKKKKRKRKESYAIYIYKVLKQVHPDTGISSKAMSIMNSFVNDIFERIAAEASRLAHYNKRSTITSREIQTAVRLLLPGELAKHAVSEGTKAVTKYTSSK, from the coding sequence ATGCCACCAAAGACAAGCGGAAAAGCTGCAAAGAAGGCCGGCAAGGCACAAAAGAACATTTCGAAAGGcgacaagaagaagaaacgcaAGCGTAAGGAATCTTATGCCATCTACATCTACAAAGTGTTGAAGCAAGTGCATCCAGACACTGGTATTTCGAGCAAAGCCATGAGTATCATGAACAGTTTCGTTAATGATATTTTCGAACGCATTGCTGCCGAAGCATCCCGTTTGGCTCACTACAACAAACGATCGACCATCACCAGTCGGGAAATTCAAACCGCTGTTCGTCTGTTGTTGCCTGGTGAATTGGCCAAGCACGCTGTCAGTGAAGGCACAAAAGCCGTCACCAAATACACCAGCTCCAagtaa
- the LOC119082988 gene encoding histone H1-like, with the protein MADTAVTSSPAAKKSKTASAASKKPRVKPTHPPTADMVNAAIKSLKERGGSSLQAIKKYITANYKIDAEKLSPFIKKYLKSAVTGGKLIQTKGKGASGSFKLSATVAKSKSESAPKKAAAKPKKAKAATGEKKPKAKKAASPAKKKPAAKSAEKKKKAAAPAKAAKKAGSVKAPKAPKEKSTKPKAAAKKPKTPKPKKAAPAKKAAPKKAAAPKKK; encoded by the coding sequence atGGCCGACACTGCTGTGACCTCATCTCCAGCTGCAAAGAAAAGCAAGACTGCTTCTGCTGCATCGAAGAAACCACGAGTGAAGCCAACCCATCCGCCAACAGCCGATATGGTTAATGCTGCTATCAAAAGCCTGAAAGAACGTGGTGGTTCATCGTTGCAGGCAATCAAGAAGTACATCACAGCCAATTACAAGATCGATGCCGAGAAACTATCGCCTTTCATCAAGAAATACCTGAAGAGTGCCGTTACCGGTGGCAAATTGATCCAAACCAAAGGCAAGGGTGCTTCTGGTTCATTCAAACTTTCTGCTACTGTTGCAAAATCAAAGTCCGAATCGGCACCGAAGAAAGCTGCTGCCAAGCCCAAGAAAGCTAAGGCAGCGACCGGTGAAAAGAAACCGAAAGCGAAGAAAGCTGCATCTCCAGCTAAGAAGAAGCCTGCAGCCAAAAGTgctgaaaagaagaagaaagccGCAGCACCAGCTAAAGCAGCAAAGAAGGCTGGTTCCGTGAAGGCACCAAAAGCCCCAAAGGAAAAGTCAACGAAACCGAAAGCTGCCGCTAAAAAGccaaaaacaccaaaacccaaGAAGGCAGCTCCAGCCAAGAAAGCAGCACCAAAGAAGGCAGCTGCAccaaaaaagaagtaa
- the LOC119082991 gene encoding histone H2A → MSGRGKGGKVKGKAKSRSNRAGLQFPVGRIHRLLRKGNYAERVGAGAPVYLAAVMEYLAAEVLELAGNAARDNKKTRIIPRHLQLAIRNDEELNKLLSGVTIAQGGVLPNIQAVLLPKKTEKKA, encoded by the coding sequence atgtctggcCGTGGTAAAGGTGGAAAAGTTAAGGGAAAGGCAAAGTCTCGTTCGAACCGTGCCGGATTACAGTTTCCAGTCGGTCGTATTCACCGATTGTTACGTAAAGGCAACTATGCCGAACGTGTCGGTGCTGGTGCTCCAgtttatttggcagctgtgaTGGAATATTTGGCTGCTGAAGTATTGGAATTGGCTGGTAACGCAGCCCGTGACAACAAGAAGACCAGAATCATTCCACGTCACTTACAGTTGGCCATCCGCAACGACGAAGAATTGAACAAGTTGTTGTCGGGCGTAACCATTGCCCAAGGTGGTGTTCTGCCCAACATTCAGGCAGTTTTGTTGCCCAAAAAGACCGAAAAGAAGGCTTAA
- the LOC119082987 gene encoding histone H1-like — MADTAVTEAAPPATSSPAAKKSKTASAASKKPRVKPTHPPTADMVNAAIKSLKERGGSSLQAIKKYITANYKIDAEKLSPFIKKYLKSAVTGGKLIQTKGKGASGSFKLSATVAKSKSESAPKKAAAKPKKAKAATGEKKPKAKKAASPAKKKPAAKSAEKKKKAAAPAKAAKKAGSVKAPKAPKEKSTKPKAAAKKPKTPKPKKAAPAKKAAPKKAAAPKKK; from the coding sequence atGGCCGACACTGCTGTGACCGAAGCTGCTCCCCCAGCTACCTCATCTCCAGCTGCAAAGAAAAGCAAGACTGCTTCTGCTGCATCGAAGAAACCACGAGTGAAGCCAACCCATCCGCCAACAGCCGATATGGTTAATGCTGCTATCAAAAGCCTGAAAGAACGTGGTGGCTCATCGTTGCAGGCAATCAAGAAGTACATCACAGCCAATTACAAGATCGATGCCGAGAAACTATCGCCTTTCATCAAGAAATACCTGAAGAGTGCCGTTACCGGTGGCAAATTGATCCAAACCAAAGGCAAGGGTGCTTCTGGTTCATTCAAACTTTCTGCTACTGTTGCAAAATCAAAGTCCGAATCGGCACCGAAGAAAGCTGCTGCCAAGCCCAAGAAAGCTAAGGCAGCGACCGGTGAAAAGAAACCGAAAGCGAAGAAAGCTGCATCTCCAGCTAAGAAGAAGCCTGCAGCCAAAAGTgctgaaaagaagaagaaagccGCAGCACCAGCTAAAGCAGCAAAGAAGGCTGGTTCCGTGAAGGCACCAAAAGCCCCAAAGGAAAAGTCAACGAAACCGAAAGCTGCCGCTAAAAAGccaaaaacaccaaaacccaaGAAGGCAGCTCCAGCCAAGAAAGCAGCACCAAAGAAGGCAGCTGCAccaaaaaagaagtaa
- the LOC119083001 gene encoding histone H4 has product MTGRGKGGKGLGKGGAKRHRKVLRDNIQGITKPAIRRLARRGGVKRISGLIYEETRGVLKVFLENVIRDAVTYTEHAKRKTVTAMDVVYALKRQGRTLYGFGG; this is encoded by the coding sequence GGAAAAGGAGGCGCCAAGCGTCATCGCAAAGTTTTGCGTGATAACATCCAAGGTATTACGAAGCCAGCCATTCGTCGATTGGCCCGTCGTGGTGGTGTCAAACGTATTTCCGGTTTGATCTATGAAGAAACCCGTGGTGTTCTGAAAGTTTTCTTGGAAAATGTTATCCGAGATGCAGTCACCTACACGGAACATGCTAAACGTAAGACCGTAACAGCCATGGATGTCGTTTATGCCTTGAAACGACAGGGACGTACATTGTACGGTTTCGGAGGTTAA
- the LOC119082997 gene encoding histone H2B-like, giving the protein MPPKTSGKAAKKAGKAQKNISKGDKKKKRKRKESYAIYIYKVLKQVHPDTGISSKAMSIMNSFVNDIFERIAAEASRLAHYNKRSTITSREIQTAVRLLLPGELAKHAVSEGTKAVTKYTSSK; this is encoded by the coding sequence ATGCCACCAAAGACAAGCGGAAAAGCTGCCAAGAAGGCCGGTAAGGCGCAAAAGAACATTTCGAAAGGcgacaagaagaagaaacgcaAGCGTAAGGAATCTTATGCCATCTACATCTACAAAGTGTTGAAGCAAGTGCATCCAGACACTGGTATTTCGAGCAAAGCCATGAGTATCATGAACAGTTTCGTTAATGATATTTTCGAACGCATTGCTGCCGAAGCATCCCGTTTGGCTCACTACAACAAACGATCGACCATCACCAGTCGGGAAATTCAAACCGCTGTTCGTCTGTTGTTGCCTGGTGAATTGGCCAAGCACGCTGTCAGTGAAGGCACAAAAGCCGTCACCAAATACACCAGCTCCAagtaa